Proteins encoded within one genomic window of Felis catus isolate Fca126 chromosome C1, F.catus_Fca126_mat1.0, whole genome shotgun sequence:
- the CC1H1orf162 gene encoding transmembrane protein C1orf162 homolog isoform X1, producing MGGGHSKPECNNNEQSTNTVAPTPPFSFWERTNIQYLLLAFFAGVLLTLLLLALIFFVIKNYRKRHSSPCALDPPFDPHSGQDPPAKLSSPEEALTYASMTFQIAEKNHHLTEKHSAGLDPVVYSQIKVTNSPDLSREA from the exons ATGGGAGGAGGTCATTCCAAACCTGAATGCAACAACA ACGAACAAAGCACCAACACAGTAGCCCCAACACCTCCGTTCTCCTTCTGGGAGCGCACCAA CATACAGTATTTGCTCTTGGCCTTTTTTGCCGGGGTCCTGCTCACGCTGCTGCTGTTGGCCCTTATCTTCTTCGTCATAAAGAACTACAGGAAAC GTCACTCTAGTCCCTGCGCCCTGGATCCTCCCTTCGATCCTCACTCTGGCCAAGATCCTCCGGCCAAG CTTTCATCCCCAGAGGAAGCACTCACCTATGCTAGCATGACTTTCCAAATCGCAGAAAAGAATCATCACCTGACTGAGAAACATTCTGCAGGCTTGGATCCGGTTGTCTACTCTCAGATCAAAGTGACAAACTCACCCGACCTTTCCAGGGAGGCTTGA
- the CC1H1orf162 gene encoding transmembrane protein C1orf162 homolog isoform X2 translates to MGGGHSKPECNNNEQSTNTVAPTPPFSFWERTKTTGNAGHSSPCALDPPFDPHSGQDPPAKLSSPEEALTYASMTFQIAEKNHHLTEKHSAGLDPVVYSQIKVTNSPDLSREA, encoded by the exons ATGGGAGGAGGTCATTCCAAACCTGAATGCAACAACA ACGAACAAAGCACCAACACAGTAGCCCCAACACCTCCGTTCTCCTTCTGGGAGCGCACCAA AACTACAGGAAAC GCAGGTCACTCTAGTCCCTGCGCCCTGGATCCTCCCTTCGATCCTCACTCTGGCCAAGATCCTCCGGCCAAG CTTTCATCCCCAGAGGAAGCACTCACCTATGCTAGCATGACTTTCCAAATCGCAGAAAAGAATCATCACCTGACTGAGAAACATTCTGCAGGCTTGGATCCGGTTGTCTACTCTCAGATCAAAGTGACAAACTCACCCGACCTTTCCAGGGAGGCTTGA
- the LOC111561636 gene encoding LOW QUALITY PROTEIN: transmembrane domain-containing protein TMIGD3 (The sequence of the model RefSeq protein was modified relative to this genomic sequence to represent the inferred CDS: substituted 1 base at 1 genomic stop codon), which yields MMVCVCVCVCVCVHACHALRDTGSQLIITLSCLTKEDTGWYPCGIQXDFARDDLDFTELVVTDDRGGLAIDFWSGKDLSGDRNRSCRASNVAHKANPSRMSILIICILITGLGILSIISHLSERQRSQRNRRGKWPLGVGIKENERAKEQLSHE from the exons atgatggtgtgtgtgtgtgtgtgtgtgtgtgtgtgtgtgcatgcgtgtcaTGCCCTGAGGGACACAGGAAGCCAGCTCATCATCACTCTGTCCTGCCTGACCAAGGAGGATACAGGCTGGTACCCGTGTGGCATCCAGTGAGACTTTGCCAGGGACGACTTGGATTTTACAGAGCTGGTTGTGACTGACGACAGAGGAGGCCTCGCCATTGATTTTTGGTCTGGGAAAG ACCTATCAGGCGACAGGAACCGGAGCTGCAGGGCTTCCAATGTGGCACACAAGGCCAATCCCTCCAGG ATGTCCATTCTCATAATCTGCATACTGATCACAGGCTTGGGGATACTCTCTATAATTAGTCACTTGTCCGAAAGGCAGAGAAGCCAGAGGAATAGAAGGGGTAAGTGGCCATTGGGGGTGGGgattaaggaaaatgaaagggCCAAGGAACAACTTTCACACGAGTGA
- the ADORA3 gene encoding adenosine receptor A3, with amino-acid sequence MAVNSTALLLANVTYITVEILIGLCAIVGNVLVIWVVKLNPSLQTTTFYFIVSLALADIAVGVLVMPLAIVISLGITIHFYNCLFMTCLLLIFTHASIMSLLAIAVDRYLRVKLTVRYRRITTQRRIWLALGLCWLVSFLVGLTPMFGWNMKLTSEHYRNVTSLSCQFRSVMTMDYMVYFSFFTWILIPLVIMCAIYLDIFYVIRNKLNQSFSSSKETGTFYGREFKTAKSLFLVLFLFALSWLPLSIINCITYFHGEVPQIILYLGILLSHANSMMNPIVYAYKIKKFKETYVLIFKTCMICQSSDSLDPSTDQTSE; translated from the exons ATGGCTGTCAACAGCACTGCCCTGTTGTTGGCCAACGTGACCTACATCACCGTGGAGAttctcatcgggctctgtgccataGTGGGCAATGTGCTGGTCATCTGGGTGGTCAAGCTGAACCCCAGCCTGCAGACCACCACCTTCTATTTCATCGTCTCCCTGGCCCTGGCTGACATTGCCGTTGGGGTGCTGGTCATGCCTTTGGCCATTGTCATCAGCCTGGGTATCACAATCCACTTTTATAACTGCCTCTTCATGACCTGCCTACTGCTGATCTTCACCCATGCCTCCATCATGTCCTTGCTAGCCATTGCTGTGGACCGATACCTGCGGGTCAAGCTCACAGTCAG ATACAGGAGGATCACCACGCAAAGAAGAATATGGTTGGCCCTGGGCCTTTGCTGGCTGGTGTCATTCCTGGTGGGACTGACCCCCATGTTTGGCTGGAACATGAAACTGACCTCCGAGCACTACAGAAACGTCACCTCCCTTTCATGCCAGTTCCGTTCTGTCATGACGATGGACTACATGGTCTACTTCAGCTTCTTCACGTGGATTTTAATCCCCCTGGTTATTATGTGCGCCATCTATCTTGACATATTCTATGTCATCCGGAACAAACTCAATCAGAGCTTCTCGAGCTCCAAAGAGACAGGCACGTTTTACGGACGGGAGTTCAAGACGGCCAAGTCTCTGTTTCTGGTTCTCTTCCTGTTTGCTTTGTCCTGGCTGCCTTTATCCATCATCAACTGTATCACCTACTTCCACGGTGAGGTGCCGCAAATTATACTTTACTTGGGCATTTTGCTCTCCCATGCTAACTCCATGATGAACCCTATTGTCTATGCttacaaaataaagaagttcAAGGAAACCTATGTTTTGATCTTCAAAACCTGTATGATCTGCCAGTCCTCTGATTCCTTGGACCCAAGCACTGATCAGACTTCTGAGTAG